Genomic window (Pseudomonas sp. MM211):
GCAGCTCCTGCAAACTGACCTCTGGCAGCAGCTTGCGCGCTCGCGCTTCGGGCGCTTCGACTCGCGGCACGGTGAGGTCTCGGCCAACCCTGGGCAAGGTGTCGATGCCTTCGGCCGCCGCCTTGAAGCGCTCGTATTCCAGCAACCGGCGGATCAGCTCGGCACGCGGATCGTCTTCCTCTTCTTGCGCCTCTGAGGAACGCGGCAGGAGCATGCGCGACTTGATCTCGGCGAGCATGGCGGCCATCACCAGGTACTCGGCAGCCAGTTCCAGGCGCACGCTGTGCATCAACTCGACATAGCCCATGTACTGGCGGGTGATTTCCGCCACGGGGATGTCCAGCACGTCGATGTTCTGCTTGCGAATCAGGTAGAGCAGCAGATCCAGCGGGCCTTCGAAAGCTTCGAGAAAAACCTCCAGAGCGTCCGGCGGAATGTACAGATCCACCGGCAGTTCGGTGAGCGCCTGCCCGTAGACCAAGGCGAACGGCAGCTCCTGCTGGGCGCCGGCCTGGCTGTCGACATGTTCAGCAGGGTTGGACATCGGTTCAGCGCTGCTCGGCAAAGGGTGATGGGTCGCCGCAACCCACGCGGATGATCTCAGGCTCGTCGTCCACCAGGCTGATCACCGTGGAGGCTTCTAGCCCCCCGAAACCGCCGTCGATGATCAGATCCACCTGATGTTCGAGTATCTGGCGCATTTCATAGGGATCACTCATCGGCAGATCTTCGCCGGGCAGGATCAGGCTGACGCTCATCATCGTCTCGCCCAACTCTTCCAGCAGCGCTGACGCAATCGGATGATTGGGCACACGCAAGCCGATGGTGCGCCGCTTGGGATGCAGCAGCATGCGCGGCACTTCCCGGGTGGCGTTGAGGATGAAGGTGTAGGGGCCAGGTGTGTGATTCTTCAGCAGGCGAAAAGCGGCGGTGTCGACCTTGGCGAAGGTGCTGAGCTGCGACAGATCGCGGCACACCAGGGTGAAGTTGTGCTTGTCATCGAGTTGGCGCAGGCGACGAATGCGCTCCAGCGCACTCTTGGCGCCCATCACGCAACCGACCGCATAGGACGAGTCGGTGGGATAGACCACCACGCCGCCATTGCGGATGATTTCGACCGCCTGCTTGATCAGGCGGGCCTGAGGACTCTCCGGGTGTATCTGGAAAAACTGGCTCATGGTTAGAGGCTCTCAAACGGCATCGTAAGACGGGGCGCAGGCGAACCGCGTCCAGATGGGTGACAGATCATCAGGCAACGGTCGGTACAGTCCCAGCTCCGACCAGTCGCCAGGCGCGTGAAAGTCGCTGCCGACACTGGCCAGCAGACCGAACTCGCGCGCCAGGATCGCCAGGCCTCCGACCTGCTCCGCAGGCTGCATGCCGTTGACCACTTCCAACGCGTGGCCACCAGCCGCCGCAAAGGCTGTCACCAGCTTGCGCCGCTTGCTGCGGGTGAAATCGTACTGCCACGGATGGGCCAGGCTGATCCATGCGTTGGACTGGCGTAAGGTCTCGAGCGTTTCATCTAACGTAGGCCAGTGCTGCTTGACGTCGCCCAGCTTGCCGGAGCCCAGCCATTTGCGGAATGCATCGGCGCGATCCTTGACGTAACCACCGCGCACCAGGAACTCGGCGAAATGCGGTCGCGCCGGCGCGTTGCCGCTTTCCCCCTGGGCCAGTTGAATGGCGCGCGCGCCCTCAAGTGCGCCCGCCATGCCCTTGAGCGCCAGACGCTGGGAAATTTCCTCGGCGCGTAACCAGCGACCCTGATGTAACGCAGCAATGGCCTGGCGCAATGCCGGAGCCTCACTGTCGAAGGCATAGCCGAGCACATGGATGGTCGCACCGCCCCAAGTACAGGACAGCTCGATGCCATTGACCAGCTGCACACCTAGCGCCTTAGCCGCAGCACTGGCTTCATCGAGCCCTTCGAGGGTGTCGTGATCGGTCAGCGCGAGCATCCGAATGCCACGCCCGTGCGCACGGGCGACCACTTCGGCAGGCGGCAAGGCGCCATCCGAGGCGGTGCTGTGACAGTGAAGATCAACCTGCATATGGGGCGCTTTCCCGACGAATCATGTTTGTTATTATGCCCCGGCTGGCGGATTCTTGCTGGCACTGCACAGCGTTCCCACCCGATGTTTCCGAACACAAGGATCGACATGCTCTACGCCATCATCGCCACCGACGTGGAAAACTCCCTGGAGCGTCGTCTTTCCGTACGCCCTGCCCACCTGGCACGCCTGGAAAAACTGAAAACCGAAGGGCGGCTGATTCTTGCCGGCCCCAACCCCGCTATCGACAGCAACGACCCAGGCCCGGCCGGTTTCAGCGGCAGCCTGATAGTCGCCGAATTCGAATCATTGGACGCCGCCAAGGCCTGGGCCAATGCCGACCCCTTCCGCGACGCCGGCGTTTACGCCGAGGTGGTGGTCAAGCCGTTCAAACACGTGCTGCCTTGACCAGGAATCGTCACCTCTTACCATGAGCAATCTGCTGCTGATCGACGACGACGTCGAACTCTGTGAACTGCTGGCCAGTTGGCTGACCCAGGAAGGTTTTCAGGTCACCGCCTGCCACGACGGGCAGAGTGCCCGCCACGCGCTCACGCAAAACGCCCCTGACGCCGTGGTGCTGGACGTGATGCTGCCAGACGGCAGTGGCCTCGAGGTACTCAAGCAGCTACGCAGCGAACACCCCGAGCTGCCCGTGCTGATGCTCTCGGCGAGGGGCGAGCCGCTGGATCGGATTCTCGGCCTGGAGCTGGGCGCCGACGATTACCTGGCCAAACCCTGCGACCCCCGCGAGCTGACCGCGCGCCTGCGCGCCGTGCTGCGCCGCAGCCTGCCACCAGCCACCTCCAGCCAGCTGGAATTGGGCGATCTGCGCTTCAGCCCGGCGCGTGGCGTGGCGGCACTTGGCGCAGATGGCCAGGAGATCGTCCTGACCCTGTCCGAAAGCCGGGTTCTCGAAGCCCTGCTCAAGCAGCCCGGCGAACCGGTGGATAAGCAGGTGCTCGCGCAACTGGCCCTGGGCCGCAAGCTGACCCTCTACGACCGCAGCCTGGACATGCACGTCAGCAACCTGCGCAAGAAAATCGGCCCGCACCCGGATGGTCGCCAACGCATCATCGCCCTGCGCAGCCGCGGCTATTACTACACGACCTGAGAGCCTGTTCTGCGACGCTGCGGGGCCGGTTCGCCGCGAATAATGAGCAGTTTTCGAGCGATTTACACAGCATGGCGTCTCTTTACCCTGCCTTTACCTTGGCTGACCGCGCCTTACCTTGAAACCCCTAATCTGGGCACATCCGGCAACTGGCCGGTTTCGAGACAAGGAGATACACCATGCGCAAGACCATGACCGCCCTGCTCCTCGCCATGACCCTGCCGACCCTGGCAATGGCAGCCCCTGGTGGTGACCATCGCCCAGGCGGTGATCACGGCCCGCGGTTCTTCCATGAGCTGGATCTGAGCAAGGATCAGCAACGCCAGGTACACAAGCTGATGGGCGAACAGAGAAAGAACGATCGCGAGCTCACCCAGCGTTATCTGGACAAGCTGCCGGCAGCCGACAAGAAGGCCCTGGAAACAGAGCGCAAAGCTTCTCGCGACAAGCAGCAGACCGCCATTCGTGCCCTGCTGAACCCGGAACAACAGAAGACCTTCGACGAACAGGCGGCCAAGATGAAAGAGCGCAAGGCCGACCGCGAAGCCTTCGAAGCGTGGAAAGCCGAACACAAGAAAGCCGGCTGATCGCGTCATCCCGTCGCCTGCACGCCAGGTGACGGCCCAATACCCGCCTGTGCCACCTCTGGTGGCGCAGGCTTCTGGCGTCTGAAGGAGTTCACGTGCGCTCATTGTTCTGGCGGATTCTCGGCAGCTTCTGGCTGGCGATTGCCCTGGTGGCAGGCCTGTCCATGCTGCTCGGTCGCGCCCTGAACCAGGACGCCTGGATTCTCAACCAGCATCCCGGCCTGGAAAATCTCCCCGCACAATGGGTGCAGGCCTACGAGACGGACGGCGCACGCGCTGCGCAAGACGTGCTGGAACAACGCAAACGGCGTTTTCGTATCGACACCCAGGTACTGACGGAAGCCGGCCAGCCGGTAATTCGTGGCACCTTCCCACCGCGCGCTGCGGCCTTCGAAGAACGCAACGAAGGCGAGCGGCGCTTGCCCTGGCGGCGCCTGACCA
Coding sequences:
- a CDS encoding YciI family protein produces the protein MLYAIIATDVENSLERRLSVRPAHLARLEKLKTEGRLILAGPNPAIDSNDPGPAGFSGSLIVAEFESLDAAKAWANADPFRDAGVYAEVVVKPFKHVLP
- a CDS encoding PHP domain-containing protein, which codes for MQVDLHCHSTASDGALPPAEVVARAHGRGIRMLALTDHDTLEGLDEASAAAKALGVQLVNGIELSCTWGGATIHVLGYAFDSEAPALRQAIAALHQGRWLRAEEISQRLALKGMAGALEGARAIQLAQGESGNAPARPHFAEFLVRGGYVKDRADAFRKWLGSGKLGDVKQHWPTLDETLETLRQSNAWISLAHPWQYDFTRSKRRKLVTAFAAAGGHALEVVNGMQPAEQVGGLAILAREFGLLASVGSDFHAPGDWSELGLYRPLPDDLSPIWTRFACAPSYDAV
- a CDS encoding segregation and condensation protein A is translated as MEVFLEAFEGPLDLLLYLIRKQNIDVLDIPVAEITRQYMGYVELMHSVRLELAAEYLVMAAMLAEIKSRMLLPRSSEAQEEEDDPRAELIRRLLEYERFKAAAEGIDTLPRVGRDLTVPRVEAPEARARKLLPEVSLQELLVSMAEVLRRADMFESHQISREALSTRERMSEVMERLKGGEFVPFIELFTAEEGRLGVVVTFMAILELVKESLVQLVQNEAFAAVHVRLRVAGVEEDESEFE
- a CDS encoding L-threonylcarbamoyladenylate synthase, coding for MSQFFQIHPESPQARLIKQAVEIIRNGGVVVYPTDSSYAVGCVMGAKSALERIRRLRQLDDKHNFTLVCRDLSQLSTFAKVDTAAFRLLKNHTPGPYTFILNATREVPRMLLHPKRRTIGLRVPNHPIASALLEELGETMMSVSLILPGEDLPMSDPYEMRQILEHQVDLIIDGGFGGLEASTVISLVDDEPEIIRVGCGDPSPFAEQR
- a CDS encoding Spy/CpxP family protein refolding chaperone gives rise to the protein MRKTMTALLLAMTLPTLAMAAPGGDHRPGGDHGPRFFHELDLSKDQQRQVHKLMGEQRKNDRELTQRYLDKLPAADKKALETERKASRDKQQTAIRALLNPEQQKTFDEQAAKMKERKADREAFEAWKAEHKKAG
- a CDS encoding response regulator transcription factor: MSNLLLIDDDVELCELLASWLTQEGFQVTACHDGQSARHALTQNAPDAVVLDVMLPDGSGLEVLKQLRSEHPELPVLMLSARGEPLDRILGLELGADDYLAKPCDPRELTARLRAVLRRSLPPATSSQLELGDLRFSPARGVAALGADGQEIVLTLSESRVLEALLKQPGEPVDKQVLAQLALGRKLTLYDRSLDMHVSNLRKKIGPHPDGRQRIIALRSRGYYYTT